CTGCCAGATGAAGAAGACGAAGGCCAGCGCCAGGATGGAGGGATCCGCCACGCTCCCGCCTGCGGCGGTCCAGCCGATGGCGGGGGGCAGCGCCCCGATGAGGGAACCCGGCACCACAGCGAAGGCGCTGATGCGCTTCAGGGGGGTGTAGAACCCGTTGTACCAGGCCAGGGCCAGGGCCCCCAGCAGCGCGGAAGCCAGGTTGTGGGCCAACAGCAGGGTCAGGAAGCCCGACACGGCGAGGACCCCAGCGACGAGGGCGGCCCGGCCGGGGGAGATGTCGCCATGGGGGATGGGCCGGCCGGCCGTGCGGGGCATCCGCGCATCATGCCGCCATTCCTGGACTTCGTTGAGGGCGCTGGAGCCCATGGCGAGCAGCAGGATGCCGATCAGGGTCGTGATGAGGCCCGCGTTCGCACCCCGGAGGAAGGCCACATAGCCGGCGGCGGCGGTGAAGGTGGAAGCCCCGGAAATACGCAGCTTGGTCAGCTCCAGGAGGGTGGAGATCGGACTGGGCTTGGACAGGGGAAGGGCGGCCACGCTCAAATGATCACTCCTGGTTCAGCCAAAACCCAGCGTGGCTGGGCGGGGGGGCGGGGTGCAGGGCGCAAGCCCGGTCCCCCGGATCCTTAAAGGGTCTTGATGTAGCGCACAACCTCGGTGAGTTCCTGGTCGGTGAGCGGGGTCTTGGGCATGGCGGGCGGATAGCCGCGCACCACCTGATCCATGGGATCGGTGATGGCCCGTCGCAGGTAGGCCTCATCCACCGTGATGGACTTGTACGATCCGGCGACGAGGATCTCCTGCTCCTTGCCGTAGAGGGCCTTGAGGGTGGGGCCCACCTTGGGCTTGCCGTCCACGGAGTGGCAGGCGAGGCAGCCCTTGGCGGTCAGCACGGCGAGGCCCGGGGGC
The window above is part of the Geothrix sp. genome. Proteins encoded here:
- a CDS encoding protoheme IX farnesyltransferase, giving the protein MAALPLSKPSPISTLLELTKLRISGASTFTAAAGYVAFLRGANAGLITTLIGILLLAMGSSALNEVQEWRHDARMPRTAGRPIPHGDISPGRAALVAGVLAVSGFLTLLLAHNLASALLGALALAWYNGFYTPLKRISAFAVVPGSLIGALPPAIGWTAAGGSVADPSILALAFVFFIWQVPHFWLLVGLHAEGYEGAGFPTLVTVFGRPRLSRLTFTWICGTAAACALLPIFRVLVSRPAEIMLGLGALWLIAGSLPLLRPGQDAPLYRRVFMNINLFALILTAAAILDPYFAR